The genomic segment aaattgtttcatGGAACCATCGTTAATTATCGTATTTAGCATTGTTTTGTCCTCTAAAATCAAGTTTCATGGGACTATCATTAAACATCATTTTTAGCATGATTTTAGAGGCAAAAGACGATGCCCAATAATAGTATTTCAATGGTTTTTacataaaatttgataaaaaaatgtgTGAGACATTAATTTTCATTTGGTTGTCGATTGTGTTtaggatgatttttttttttaaattttagtattttttttttttgagttcttCAAGTTTAGTATGTATATAACcttaaattttagtattttttagaCCATACTAAAATTTGAGACTTCAAGAATTGAAATTTTAAGTTCTACACAATCTAAATTTTCCCATGTATTATTTTTGTATTAAGGACCGATATGATATGACACTAATAATTAGATTTAGAACAACAATTATTGTAGTGGGTAGGTTTTCAAAGAAATGAAAGGAGGCAACATTGCCATTTCGAAGAGATATCACAAGCTTTTCTTTCTTTACAAATTTACAAATTAATGTGTTAATGgttgaatataaatataaatattagaaGCTTTAATTGTTGTTGCTGTTTCTTTTGATACAAAATCAATTGACATCTTGGTTCATAAACAAAAAGACaagttaaaaattaaaacaaataaactGTTACCACACCCTCTTTACGACACAAAAACGACGGCGTTGCATTGGCCCCAAAATCCAAACTTTCTTATCCAAAACCTTAACTTAACTCATCAACCCGGGTTCTTCAATCGAGTCGAGtctccttctcttctcttctcttctcttctagTTCGAGAAGTCGAAGCTCACAGTTGGCATCTATGGCTTCGCTCCGCCTTCTTTGCTCCCCAGCTACGACATGTTTTCCCATAGAACGACAGCTCCCTTTCACTCCTCTTTCCTTCCCCGACAACACTCAGTTACATTCACATTCCCATATCTCTGGCAACTCTCTTAAACTTTCAGTTACTACCAAAAGAATCAATACCAATTTCGTTCTCCATTTCTCTTCCACCGCCCAAGAGCAAGCTCTTAAGTCTTCTCCGGGGAGTGTTACCAGTGAAAGCGAAGAACTCGAGGAGGAAGTTTATAAAGACAGATTATATGCCCAGAACGTGCCCTGGAATTATACCCCAGAAGATATTCGTGCTCTTTTTGAGAAGTACGGGACTGTTGTAGACGTTGAGGTGAGCttttcaattttattattataacttccaattttttttttttacatatttagTATGAATTTCAATGTTTTCCTTGAAGGGTTTTGGTTATTTTTTGTGTTTCTGATCTGGGTTTGTGTTGCTTTGTTGTTGTGGTGGCTTAGCTTTCTATGTATAACAAGACCAGAAACAGGGGCTTGGCATTTGTTACAATGGGTTCGCCTGAGGAGGCTCTTGCCGCTCTCAATAATCTGCAATCCACTGTAAGCATATTTCTAAACAACGTGTCATAGGAATCTATACAACTAAGATGGCAATATTGAGAAAATTGGATTATCAAATTAACTTCCACCGAGCGACCGTAAGTGTAAACAAATGGCAACTCGAAATTCTTTTGTGGTCATTTTGCGAAAGATAGGCACTTCACAAAAGTAACCGCTTCCATTTTTTCCCAAGGggactagataatatttattacTATCTACCTAGCACTGTCCTTCTTTATATAAGAAGAACCAAATAGCTAACAATCTTAATGTACAAGAACTTCTCACAAGATGTACTGGAAAAATGGCTCCTTGTACTGCAATTCAATACGTGAATTCTAGTCCAGGACTCTACCAAATTCTTTCACAAAACCCTTGTGCTGACGTGACACATTGTCTGCGTCTAACACTTGGGtctattttaccatcttgtttccTTTTCCTTCATTTTATAAGCAAGTTAATAGAGGACTTGTTGTAACATTTGCTTTCTCTTTTCTGTGTCGTGTTCTCTACTAAAAGAAGTTTTATTTCCTCTTAACAAATGATACAGGAAGTGGAAGGTCGTGTTATAACACTTGACTATGCCAGACCAAGAAAGAAGAAAGTTGGCACTCCTCCACAACCTAGGCCAGAAGTGACATTCAATTTGTTTGTTGCAAATTTGTCATTTGAAGCAAGAGCTAAAGATCTCAAAGAGTTCTTTAACTATGAAGGTCATAGTGTAGTTTCTGCAGAAGTTATATTCCATGAAAATCCAAGAAGGTCCTTGGGATATGGATTTGTGTCCTTCAAATCCAAGAAAGAAGCTGAGGCAGCTCTAACTTCTGTTCAAGGAAAGGTAATTTGGCTTTGTTCATATTGTATTAAATTTATAACTTGTGAACATAAGCACGGGCCAATTATAATGCATCTTTATACTGCATCTAAATTTCACAAGACTCTTTTAAAATGGAGATTCCCTGATAAGTTTTTTTCCCTAGTTGTTCATGGGAAGGCCGATTCGAGTAGCACGCAGTAAACAATTTGTCAAACAACCAGCCATAGAGGGTGCAGAATCTGAAGATACTTCACCGGAGTTGAACTCTGGTGTAGAAGCAGCAGAAATAGCTGATTAAGTATAGATGTCAGATTTTGGTCAATGGTGACATAATGTAATCTCGtagttatgatatattttatattatataaaaaaatttcccCGTTAATAGTTTGTTGTGAGTCCTCTTACTCATAAGTGGTTCTAATCTAAGGTCAGTATATCTCTATTGCTAATAACACCCTTCATTAATTTGAGTCCGCCATTCAGTCTTCTAACTTCAGTGGTTGAGTAGTGTGCTGATTGTGTAGACCAATAAATTACCTTTTTAAGTGGGAACCTCTCATTCCTTTTAGTATGCTCTTCAAAATCCATATCTACAAAAAATCTTGCAGATTCACTTATCAGCTTAGGTTAGTTTTAGTGATCCAAGAAACACTCCTGATAGGCATGGCTTGTAAAACGTTTAGAAAAAATGTTGAAAACTATACCTTTTCTTTCTTCCCTATGCATCGCCCTCAATCACTCCGTAGTAAATTCATGGTGTTTAGTCAGTTAAAACCTCACTTCTGTTTGTCTTTCTTTCCTGAAGTACATTGGATCTTATTGATTTCTTTACTCAGTAGATAGTTTGATCTTACTTGGCAGATGTAGGTAAACCAGGGAACTGAAAGGTGAAAATTGTTTTTGGAGCTCTGTTTGCTGTTTTTGTTGAATTTGTTGTTGTTgggttctttttcttctttttgtatTCAATTAAGAAAAGTCCCTGAAACCACCACAATGCCCTATATGTTTCAGGGATGTCTGCACTCTTGGGCTTTTATTTGTTTGTGCATATCAAAACTCTGTGCCcccaatcttcttcttcttcttgatttAGGGAGGGTTCAGGGTTTGAAGAGGGGGCAAGGGCTGATCCCATCTACATTCTGTATGTGGTAATATTGGTTGGTCTTATCGCTAAACCAAGTTAGGACAAGCTGTAAGTGCTCCACTCCTAAagttttttgtttatatatagcTTGTTGGTGTTtgctttttttcttttgttagttCTGAAACTTTATATCAATTACCAAATTAGTTTGAAAAGTCCTGTAGCGAAATAATGTCATTCAATTGCTATCAGCTAGAGACCTTTTTCTAACATGGTGGTTGTAGCACAGGCAAGGTTGAAAATATTGATGGAAATATATACTCTAATTATGGAAATATCGGAGACATTTTTCATATTGATGGAAATTTAAAGAAAAGTTAGAGATATCATAGACATTTGTTTGAATATATAAAAACTTTTAATAAAACTTTAAGAAATACAAAAATGTTCAATAATACATTTTTATCCTAAACAAATTGTTAGCATTAGGGGGGTGCACGGTGTGAtttgggcggtttgaacactttttaatgtaccacgccacaagtgcagtgtagtagctagaacacaccgtgcggtgtgatttcgttgcaccaaaccgaccaaaccaaaccattttttgcagtgtggtttgggtggttttccacggtgtaagtgtgttaaaaaatatatgtGAGATAGAGAGGTGATAGGGAGGAGGCGCAAATGAGATGAGAGATGAAGGAGTTGTTGTCGTGTATGATGTGTTAGAGAATAAGGTTATACTCTAATTTAAGTGAGCTCCTAATTTAAGTTGGGTCCTAGTTTTAGATTGGGTTactaaaaaatggtatatatgaCGGTGGGGTGTGGTGCAAACTAAAATTTTACACCGCCAAACCACGCACCGCGCGGTTTAGCTAAGATAtaaaccataccgaaccattccacttttgacaccgcggtttGCGGTGTAGTGTGGTGCAGTGCGGTCGGTCGCCGCGGTTTgccggtttagatgctcacccctagttAGCATATCATAGATATCTGTCtacaaatataaaaattattaataaaattttagaaaatacaaaataatatgctcATTTGCGCTATTTTTTTTAGAAGTTTAATTTCTGTttgttatttgttataaatatttcaaatataCCTTTTTTTAGATAGCTTCaaatattatttgattttttataatttttttgtaaaataacaCCACTAGAAATATTGGTGATAGATTGATTTTGACAATATTGATCCAATACATCGATCTCGGACATACAGACAGATGTTTATTTTCAATATGCATGAAATGAGGAAATAATAAAGATTGAGTGAACAGAACACTCCTTAATCACTTCTAGGTCAATGATTTTTAAATTAGAAATTAGTGAAAAGAAAAGAGTTTTCTTCAAATGAAGGAAAGTAGTCAGTCAACCCAGCTGGTGGGTTTATTTGATGCATTGAAATTTCTGCTACCAtaccattattcaaaataattttaTGGCTTGAAAGAAACAATTTTCTATATATGAGCGCTTAATGACTCATGTTAACGAAGCCAAAAATACCAGCAAACGTAAAGAGATGGTAAAAAAAAGACTTCATTCATTTGATGTTGAGGTGCCACCAACGAAAAGTAGTAATTAATTTATTGTGGTAAAATGTGTCCTGAGACTTTCTGGACTACTTTTCTCATTTTTGTCTATTTCTTAATTGTGGTAAAAAGAGAGGCAAAAGATTATAAAAAATTCAAAAGTGTTATGTCTTTATTGGCTAGCCTAGTGTTATCAAATATTGTTATCTAACTCACCAAAAAATATGCAACAAATTAATTGTCAGTGCAATATATCCTCGAATGGTACTATACTAACAAAAAAACTCTGTGATCAACCAAACCCACGTTCAAGGTGACAAAAAGATAAGCCAGATAGGGTTGGTTGCTGGACCAGATGATGATTTGATTTTAATTGAATTGGGCAATATCATGATGCAAATGAGTCCATCACAATCACACACCAAATCATTCCCAGGACTACTTCTAAATTCTGGTTAGGTGAACCCTTTTGATCAAATGTTGAGACTTCTCAATCCCCCTCACTCTTTTTTTTTcccatctctttctctctttctttacTTTAGGCTATGTTTGGTAAGAAGGTAGGAGAGAGGTGATAAAAGGATGGAAAGTTTAAATGAAGAGTGTACTGAGGGAATTAAATGATATTTACCCAATAAGAGAAATTGgtaaaaatgacttattttttaagttattttgtacttttgtttacttttgatatttttttgcaaaataacatCTGTCTAAAATTTGATCGGTTGTTTAAAATTTTCGACCGGCTATTTGAATTTTTCGAACACTTGTCTAAATTATGAGGgataattttgcaaaaaattattaaaattagacTAGAGtgtaaaataactttaaaaaatagttCAGAATATAATTTTCTAATCGTAAAATTAGCAATAATAACAATCTTGGTTTTTTTCGACTCCAAAAAGAACGGTCGATTGTTGATTACTTTAAATATAAGTAGCTCTCAACATGCATGTCATTATGAATCTTTTTGAAAAGAAAATTACATTTTGTGTCGGTGGTAGGTCAAGGCCTGAACGGCAAATATAATTGTCTAAGTTCTAGAATGTTATTttctaattatattaaaaaataataataataagaacataTATCTCTTCTTTGTTTAAACTTTTCGTCCAAGTACAATTTCTTTAAAATGaacttaattaatatttaattttttggcTTTACTATATAATGCAATAACATCCAATATCAGTAAATTAAATCCCTTTAGacattataaatttaaaaaaaatcatgcttTTGGCATGAGGATATGTTTGGAACTTGCTCTATATATATAGCTATTGTATTCAAGAATAATGGTCATTCTTATATGGGTAATGAGATGTGTACTcaaaatatacactcaaatattacacacagtgatgtgagagtttaacataatcaatcacatttattaaaattgagacTTACTGTTTAAAAAATAGTAATACGTCACGTAATGTTTAAGTACATATTTTGGgtgtacatatcattactcttcttGTATATGCATCCGAGAGGTCTTTTCACCAGCTTAATTTGTGGTATCTTATTATATTGAGTAAGATTTAAGTAATTTTTGTAGTAATAACAATATCAACTTTTTTTTGGCTgtttaataatttaatatttagtTGTGGTATTTtgagaaacttttttttttatcaacatCAAAGAAAGTAATCGTCAAACATTCATACCACAACAACCACGTCTAACAGCACCCCATAAGTCATAAACAGCAATCGATGGATAATTAATACATTCGACAATTAAAACCAATTCTATAAACTTTTGATTGTTTTTTAATTCTAAATCCCATCATTAAAGAGATGAAAAGACTCCACTCCACTCACACACAATATCATAAACAAAATGAAATTATTATGTTATGTTTACATATTATTAGTTTGTTATAATTAATCTGAAATGAAATGAACTTTTGCTGTTAATTAATTTGATCTCcttgccttttttttttcaaataaaaaaatatttggcAAAATTGATACTCTATCACTACTAAAATCTAAATGTCAGACATAGATTATGAGATGTTAGTTCTACATAAAATGTTGTAAGATATAGTCTGATGTTGACTAAAACAGAACCGTCGTATGACTTGCGTCAAAGACAAACATGAAACGTCTTTCACACGTCGCTTGTTTTGTAAGCGAAAATAAGCGACGTGTAGCGTAACaacatattatatattttttataattttaattttaataatatctAAATATATCCATAATTTTTATTAcaacaattttatttttgttataagaTAATTTAAGTAATGCAATACCTATCGAAATTACTAAAATAATGCAACTATGTAAAGTAATATTAAAAAAAGTATCTCTCTTCACCTATTACTAAAAAATAAAGTGGTACATAATTACTATTAATAACAACATGCATTATCCcaagtattaattaaattttgtattttattcTCTTATGAGTTTAGGAGACAAAAAAGCTAGGGAAATTAAATGGGACCTATTCTTTTGGAGCGTTAGGTATGAAGTCCAACCCAAGTCATCCCCCATCTAGTGCATGAGTTCTTTTCAAAAGTTTGCAATTGAAATGGTCAGTGGACCAAACACACTACTACTTATTACTCCCAATCCCCTTTACACCAATATATAAGGACTCCAAAACCGCTATTATCAATCATCAATATCATcacctttttctcttcttcttcttcttttcttaattcttaattcttcttctttttaatcTTAATATCTCTCTTTCATTAACCATGGCAAACACCGGTTTAGAGATTGCGTTCCTGATATTAGTAATTTACATGGTCATGATGCCAATCTCTTCAGCTACGGTTTACACTGTTGGAGACACATCAGGCTGGGCAATGGGCGTGGACTATAGCACTTGGACAAGTGACAAAGCCTTCGTAGTTGGAGATAGCCTAGGTACATATAGTTCTTCGAGTTGATTAATATAACAAAatgtagtatatatatatatgaaggtAATAACTTAACAACCTGTGTCCACTCACTAATCATGTCACTTCGTTTTTCATTTACTATAATACATGACTTTTACAAAATGGTCCATAGCCAAATTAACTTTACACAAACACACACacatctctttctctctgtctctctcaatAATTAACTTTATATATTCTCACATCTCTTATGTGCATACATGTATGCAGTGTTCAACTATGGGAGTAGCCACACAGTGGACGAGGTGAGCTCTAGCGACTACAGCAGTTGTACCGCAGGGAATGCCATCACATCAGACAATACAGGCACCACCACAGTCGCTCTCAAGACAACAGGTACTCATTACTTCATCTGTGGCGTAATGGGCCACTGTGGCAGTGGGATGAAGCTCGCCGTCACAGTCAAGTCCGGTGGCTCATCCACCTCGCCATCTTCGGACACACCATCTGGTTCGACTACTACGTCACCTTCTTCTTCTGGCGGTACGACCAGTACAACAGGGGTTAGGACACCGGCCTCCTCATCATCATCCCATTCTCCGGCGGATTCATCTACAGAAACTGCTTTGGTGAACGTGTTTGGTACTGTTGTGGCTGTGTTTGTTGCTTATTGGTCTAGTTAGTTTGTATCTCttggtttctctctctctcttgtgaaTTGGTTGGCAGAGTTGGTCAGTTGTACTTGTACCAGTACTACTACTCTGGCCAGGACAGAGGCAGtgctcttattattatttttattaatatttgtttGCTTCTCTATGTATTTTGGAGTCTTTTATGTATGTTTTCCTTATTATATATTAATGAGTAGGatttatttctttaatttccttgcaaacttttcctttagAGCAACAGTGGTTACCCCATTAGTAGCTTAATATATCTAAATcatccaaaaatataattttttattttctctcatcCACATGATTTTTGGCaacttttttcataaaaatactCAAATGCTAAGCCACTCCAAAAATTGTCAACTATGGTCCCACACatgtttaatatattattttgtaattataaatattgttacactaaattttttaaatctatatattaatataaataaatattacatggaatttaaattagACGAAATTTAAATAAGCttataaaatgacataatcataattaatca from the Humulus lupulus chromosome X, drHumLupu1.1, whole genome shotgun sequence genome contains:
- the LOC133803309 gene encoding 28 kDa ribonucleoprotein, chloroplastic isoform X2; protein product: MASLRLLCSPATTCFPIERQLPFTPLSFPDNTQLHSHSHISGNSLKLSVTTKRINTNFVLHFSSTAQEQALKSSPGSVTSESEELEEEVYKDRLYAQNVPWNYTPEDIRALFEKYGTVVDVELSMYNKTRNRGLAFVTMGSPEEALAALNNLQSTEVEGRVITLDYARPRKKKVGTPPQPRPEVTFNLFVANLSFEARAKDLKEFFNYEGHSVVSAEVIFHENPRRSLGYGFVSFKSKKEAEAALTSVQGKLFMGRPIRVARSKQFVKQPAIEGAESEDTSPELNSGVEAAEIAD
- the LOC133803309 gene encoding 28 kDa ribonucleoprotein, chloroplastic isoform X1; translation: MASLRLLCSPATTCFPIERQLPFTPLSFPDNTQLHSHSHISGNSLKLSVTTKRINTNFVLHFSSTAQEQALKSSPGSVTSESEELEEEVYKDRLYAQNVPWNYTPEDIRALFEKYGTVVDVELSMYNKTRNRGLAFVTMGSPEEALAALNNLQSTEVEGRVITLDYARPRKKKVGTPPQPRPEVTFNLFVANLSFEARAKDLKEFFNYEGHSVVSAEVIFHENPRRSLGYGFVSFKSKKEAEAALTSVQGKGCLHSWAFICLCISKLCAPNLLLLLDLGRVQGLKRGQGLIPSTFCMW
- the LOC133804929 gene encoding blue copper protein yields the protein MANTGLEIAFLILVIYMVMMPISSATVYTVGDTSGWAMGVDYSTWTSDKAFVVGDSLVFNYGSSHTVDEVSSSDYSSCTAGNAITSDNTGTTTVALKTTGTHYFICGVMGHCGSGMKLAVTVKSGGSSTSPSSDTPSGSTTTSPSSSGGTTSTTGVRTPASSSSSHSPADSSTETALVNVFGTVVAVFVAYWSS